The Rattus rattus isolate New Zealand chromosome 1, Rrattus_CSIRO_v1, whole genome shotgun sequence genome includes a region encoding these proteins:
- the LOC116888335 gene encoding selection and upkeep of intraepithelial T-cells protein 6-like has protein sequence MILCVLIVFNIKLMSLIYFRMYGYLPSGERCKCILNNILRFSQSLFFIVSAAIILLKYPQLQNKDSFSDPLFSLYSSWMVNIFVILGFLLAIFNVETFATLWLYRQYILRHKRRNNDRWR, from the exons ATGATCCTGTGTGTGCTGATAGTGTTCAACATCAAGCTCATGTCACTGATTTACTTCAGAATGTATG GATATTTACCTAGTGGTGAAAGATGTAAATGTATATTGAACAACATATTAAGATTTTCACAATCCCTATTTTTCATAGTCTCCGCTGCAATAATCCTACTTAAATATCCACAATTACAGAACAAAG atTCTTTTTCAGATCCCTTATTTTCCTTGTACAGTAGCTGGATGGTGAATATATTTGTAATTCTAGGATTTCTCCTGGCAATTTTCAATGTTGAAACCTTTGCAACATTATGGCTATACAGACAAT atatcttaagacacaaaagaagaaacaatgacAGATGGAGATGA